From Xenopus tropicalis strain Nigerian chromosome 3, UCB_Xtro_10.0, whole genome shotgun sequence, the proteins below share one genomic window:
- the pank3 gene encoding pantothenate kinase 3, with protein MKIKDAKKPSFPWFGMDIGGTLVKLAYFEPIDITAEEEQEEVESLKSIRKYLTSNVAYGSTGIRDVHLELKDLTLFGRRGNLHFIRFPTQDLPTFIHMARDKNFSTLHTVLCATGGGAYKFEEEFRMIGNLQLHKVDELDCLVKGLLYIDSLSFNGQAECYYFENASHPERCQKMPFNLDDPYPLLVVNIGSGVSILAVNSKDSYKRVCGTSLGGGTFLGLCSLLTGCESFEEALEMASAGDSTNADKLVRDIYGGDYERFGLPGWAVASSFGNMIYKDKRESVSKEDLARATLVTITNNIGSIARMSAVNEKINKVIFVGNFLRVNTLSMKLLAYALDYWSNGQLKALFLEHEGYFGAVGALLGMPNFS; from the exons ATGAAGATCAAGGATGCCAAGAAGCCGT CTTTTCCATGGTTCGGCATGGATATTGGTGGGACTTTGGTCAAGCTTGCTTATTTTGAACCCATCGATATCACAGCAGAAGAAGAGCAAGAAGAAGTTGAAAGCTTGAAGAGCATCCGCAAATATCTGACTTCCAATGTCGCATACGGTTCCACGGGCATCAGAGATGTTCATTTGGAGTTGAAAGACTTAACTCTCTTTGGTAGAAGAGGAAATTTACATTTCATTCGATTTCCGACTCAGGACCTCCCTACTTTCATTCACATGGCAAGAGATAAAAACTTTTCAACATTGCACACGGTCTTGTGCGCAACAGGAGGTGGGGCTTATAAGTTTGAAGAAGAGTTCCGGATG ATTGGAAATCTTCAGCTACACAAAGTAGATGAACTTGATTGCCTTGTTAAAGGTTTGCTGTATATAGACTCTCTCAGCTTTAACGGCCAAGCAGAGTGTTATTATTTTGAGAATGCCTCTCACCCAGAAAGATGCCAGAAGATGCCTTTTAACCTTGATGATCCATATCCTTTACTAGTTGTGAACATTGGATCTGGTGTCAGCATCCTTGCAGTTAACTCCAAAGATTCCTATAAAAGAGTTTGTGGCACAAG CCTAGGTGGTGGGACATTTCTTGGCCTCTGCAGTTTGCTGACCGGCTGTGAGAGTTTTGAAGAAGCATTGGAAATGGCCTCAGCAGGAGACAGCACGAATGCTGATAAATTAGTCCGTGACATATACGGTGGAGACTACGAAAGATTTGGACTCCCTGGTTGGGCAGTTGCATCCAG ttttgggAACATGATTTACAAAGATAAGCGGGAGTCAGTCAGTAAGGAAGACCTGGCTCGTGCCACTTTGGTGACCATAACAAATAACATTGGATCAATTGCAAGAATGTCTGCTGTTAATGag AAAATAAACAAAGTTATTTTCGTTGGCAATTTTCTTCGAGTAAATACGCTTTCTATGAAGCTTCTTGCATATGCACTGGATTACTGGTCAAATGGCCAGCTCAAAGCTTTGTTCTTGGAACATGAG gGTTACTTTGGTGCAGTTGGTGCTCTTCTAGGAATGCCGAATTTCTCCTAA